A single Brucella intermedia LMG 3301 DNA region contains:
- the hutI gene encoding imidazolonepropionase has product MLKNSSTVFTNARIATLEENAANLGLIERSALAVRDGRIVYVGPESALPGEYDSFDRIDCGNRLITPGLIDCHTHLVHAGNRAHEFELRLNGASYEEVARAGGGIVSSVKNLRAASEDDLVRETLPRLDALIAEGVTTVEVKSGYGLDRDSEIKSLKAARRLGEERDVAIRTTFLGAHALPPEMNGDKAAYIDRVINDMLPAIAADGLADAVDGFCEGIAFLPDEIARVFDAARAHGLAVKLHADQLSNLHGAALAASYGALSADHLEYTDAEGAAAMVKAGTVAVLLPGAYYFIRETQKPPVDAFRAAGTRMALATDNNPGTSPLTSLLLTMNMGATLFHMTVDECIGGVTREAARALGILDRTGTLETGKDADLAIWDVDRPAELVYRIGFNPLWKRVFKGQL; this is encoded by the coding sequence ATGCTCAAGAATTCAAGCACCGTTTTCACCAACGCTCGCATTGCGACGCTGGAGGAAAATGCCGCAAATCTCGGTTTGATCGAACGGTCGGCGCTTGCCGTCAGGGATGGCAGGATCGTCTATGTCGGCCCCGAAAGCGCGCTGCCGGGTGAATATGATTCCTTCGACAGGATAGATTGTGGCAACCGGCTCATCACGCCGGGATTGATCGACTGCCACACGCATCTTGTCCATGCAGGTAATCGCGCGCACGAGTTCGAACTGCGTCTCAACGGTGCATCCTATGAGGAAGTCGCGCGCGCTGGCGGCGGCATTGTTTCCTCGGTCAAGAACCTGCGTGCCGCCAGCGAAGACGATCTGGTGCGCGAAACCCTGCCCCGCCTCGATGCGCTGATTGCCGAAGGCGTCACCACCGTCGAAGTCAAATCGGGTTACGGTCTCGACCGTGACAGCGAGATCAAGTCCCTGAAAGCGGCTCGCCGTCTTGGCGAAGAGCGCGACGTGGCGATCCGCACGACCTTTCTCGGCGCGCACGCCCTGCCGCCCGAAATGAACGGCGACAAGGCCGCCTATATCGATCGCGTCATCAATGACATGCTGCCCGCCATTGCCGCTGATGGACTGGCCGATGCCGTCGACGGCTTCTGCGAGGGGATCGCCTTCCTGCCTGATGAAATCGCCCGCGTGTTCGATGCGGCCAGAGCCCATGGTCTTGCCGTCAAGCTTCATGCAGACCAGCTTTCCAACCTGCATGGCGCGGCACTTGCCGCGTCCTATGGCGCGCTTTCAGCCGACCATCTGGAATATACGGACGCGGAAGGCGCTGCCGCGATGGTCAAGGCTGGAACCGTGGCCGTGCTGCTGCCCGGTGCCTATTACTTCATCCGGGAAACGCAAAAGCCGCCGGTCGATGCTTTCCGCGCCGCAGGCACCAGGATGGCGCTTGCCACCGACAACAATCCGGGCACGTCGCCGCTGACCTCGCTGCTCCTGACCATGAACATGGGCGCAACGCTCTTCCACATGACGGTGGACGAATGCATCGGAGGCGTTACCCGCGAGGCCGCACGCGCGCTCGGCATACTCGACCGTACCGGAACGCTGGAGACCGGCAAGGACGCCGATCTCGCCATATGGGACGTCGACCGTCCGGCTGAACTTGTCTACCGCATCGGCTTCAATCCGCTCTGGAAGCGGGTGTTCAAAGGCCAGCTTTAA
- the hutH gene encoding histidine ammonia-lyase: MTIILKPGSVSLETLETIYRDGLPVRIDPAFHAGVEKAAARIAEIAAGDEPVYGINTGFGKLASIRIAAGDVATLQRNLILSHCCGVGEPLSENIVRLIMALKLISLGRGASGVRLEVITLIEDMLEKGVIPMIPEKGSVGASGDLAPLAHMTAAMIGEGEAFYKGERLSGAKALEKAGLKPVVLAAKEGLALINGTQTSTALALAGLFRAHRAAQTALITGALSTDAAMGSDAPFHEEIHTLRGHKGQIDAGRALRALLEGSVIRQSHLEGDQRVQDPYCIRCQPQVDGACLDILRQAARTLEIEANAVTDNPLVLSDGRAVSGGNFHAEPVAFAADQIALAICEIGAISQRRIALLVDPALSFGLPAFLARKPGLNSGLMIAEVTSAALMSENKQMAHPASVDSTPTSANQEDHVSMACHGARRLLQMTANLNAIIGIEALTGALGVELREPLTTSPELARVIAALRDRVPTLEDDRYMADDLRNAADLVADGVLAGAVSGGILPTLEA; this comes from the coding sequence ATGACCATCATCCTCAAGCCCGGCAGCGTATCGCTGGAAACGCTTGAAACAATCTATCGCGATGGCCTCCCCGTCCGCATCGATCCGGCCTTTCATGCCGGTGTTGAAAAAGCGGCAGCGCGCATTGCGGAAATCGCGGCAGGCGACGAGCCGGTTTACGGCATCAATACGGGCTTCGGAAAACTCGCCTCGATCCGCATCGCGGCAGGCGATGTCGCCACCTTGCAGCGCAATCTGATCCTCTCGCATTGCTGCGGCGTCGGCGAGCCGCTTTCGGAAAACATCGTGCGTCTCATCATGGCGCTGAAGCTGATTTCGCTCGGTCGCGGCGCATCCGGCGTACGGCTTGAAGTCATCACCCTCATCGAAGACATGCTGGAAAAAGGCGTGATCCCGATGATCCCCGAAAAAGGCTCCGTCGGCGCTTCCGGTGATCTGGCGCCGCTTGCGCACATGACTGCGGCCATGATCGGCGAAGGCGAAGCCTTTTATAAGGGCGAGCGCCTCTCCGGCGCAAAGGCGCTGGAAAAGGCTGGCCTGAAACCGGTCGTGCTTGCCGCCAAGGAAGGGCTGGCGCTGATCAACGGCACCCAGACTTCGACTGCGCTCGCACTCGCAGGCCTCTTCCGCGCCCATCGTGCGGCACAGACGGCGCTCATCACCGGCGCCCTTTCCACTGATGCCGCCATGGGATCGGACGCGCCTTTCCACGAGGAAATCCACACGCTGCGCGGCCATAAGGGCCAGATCGATGCCGGGCGGGCGCTGCGTGCCCTGCTCGAAGGTTCCGTCATCCGCCAGAGCCACCTTGAAGGCGACCAGCGCGTGCAGGACCCCTATTGCATTCGCTGCCAGCCACAGGTCGACGGCGCATGTCTCGACATTCTGCGGCAGGCCGCACGCACGCTTGAAATCGAAGCCAATGCCGTCACCGACAATCCGCTGGTTCTCTCGGACGGCCGCGCGGTATCGGGCGGGAATTTCCACGCCGAACCCGTTGCCTTCGCCGCCGACCAGATCGCGCTCGCAATCTGCGAAATCGGCGCGATTTCGCAGCGCCGCATCGCTCTGCTGGTCGACCCGGCCTTGTCCTTCGGCCTTCCGGCTTTCCTCGCCCGCAAGCCCGGCCTCAATTCCGGCCTGATGATCGCCGAAGTCACTTCCGCCGCGCTGATGAGCGAGAACAAGCAGATGGCGCACCCGGCCTCGGTCGATTCCACCCCCACCTCCGCCAATCAGGAAGACCATGTGTCCATGGCCTGCCATGGCGCGCGTCGTCTTCTCCAGATGACCGCCAACCTCAATGCAATCATCGGCATCGAGGCGCTGACCGGCGCGCTCGGCGTCGAACTGCGCGAACCGCTGACCACCAGCCCTGAGCTTGCCAGGGTGATCGCCGCATTGCGTGACCGCGTGCCGACGCTGGAAGACGACCGCTACATGGCCGACGACCTCAGGAATGCTGCCGATCTGGTGGCCGACGGCGTGCTTGCCGGGGCGGTCTCGGGCGGCATCCTGCCAACGCTGGAGGCCTGA
- the hutG gene encoding N-formylglutamate deformylase, with product MSAFEVRQGTSPVILGLPHTGTDVPGDIWARLNENGRILADTDWHIHRLYDGILEGATMVRATFHRYCIDANRDPEGVSLYPGQNTTTLIPETDFDGLSIWKDGEAPTETDIADRIARFHKPYHDALAAEISRVKAIHGVAILYDCHSIRSHIPFLFEGKLPDFNIGTDMGKTCAPAIEAAAAEITGQAEGYTSILNGRFKGGWTTRHYGKPETGVHAIQMELAQSTHLATEAVPFAYDEAKADKLRVHLKSLLQQLEQLAPKLIS from the coding sequence ATGAGCGCCTTTGAAGTCCGGCAAGGCACGTCGCCCGTCATTCTGGGCCTTCCTCACACGGGCACGGATGTTCCCGGCGACATCTGGGCGCGCCTCAATGAAAATGGCAGGATTCTCGCCGATACCGACTGGCACATCCACCGGCTTTATGACGGTATCCTTGAAGGCGCGACCATGGTTCGCGCCACCTTCCACCGCTATTGCATCGACGCCAATCGCGACCCGGAAGGCGTCAGCCTCTATCCCGGCCAAAACACCACGACGCTGATCCCGGAAACCGACTTTGACGGGCTTTCGATCTGGAAGGACGGCGAGGCGCCGACCGAAACCGATATTGCCGATCGCATCGCCCGTTTCCACAAGCCCTATCACGACGCGCTTGCCGCCGAGATCAGCCGTGTGAAGGCTATCCACGGCGTCGCCATCCTATATGACTGCCATTCGATCCGGTCCCACATCCCGTTCCTGTTCGAAGGCAAGCTGCCGGATTTCAACATCGGGACGGATATGGGCAAGACCTGCGCGCCCGCCATTGAGGCCGCCGCTGCCGAGATAACGGGACAGGCCGAGGGCTACACGTCGATCCTCAATGGCCGCTTCAAGGGCGGGTGGACGACCCGCCATTACGGCAAGCCCGAAACCGGCGTGCACGCCATCCAGATGGAGCTTGCCCAGTCCACGCACCTGGCCACAGAAGCCGTTCCCTTCGCCTATGACGAGGCCAAGGCGGACAAGCTTCGCGTACATCTCAAATCTCTTTTGCAGCAGCTGGAACAGCTGGCTCCCAAATTAATTTCCTGA
- the hutU gene encoding urocanate hydratase — translation MSNPRHNEREVRAPRGSELNAKSWLTEAPLRMLMNNLDPDVAERPHELVVYGGIGRAARTWDDFDTIIATLKTLNEDETLLVQSGKPVGVFRTHKDAPRVLIANSNLVPHWATWDHFNELDKKGLAMYGQMTAGSWIYIGAQGIVQGTYETFVEAGRQHYDGNLKGKWILTGGLGGMGGAQPLAAVMAGACCLAVECDETRADFRLRTRYVDEKTHSLDEALAKIEAWTKAGEAKSIALIGNAAEIFPELVKRGVKPDIVTDQTSAHDPVHGYLPIGWSVAEWRAKQESDPKAVAKAARASMKVQVQAMLDFWNAGIPTVDYGNNIRQMALEEGLENAFDFPGFVPAYIRPLFCRGIGPFRWAALSGDPEDIAKTDAKVKELLPDNKHLHNWLDMAKERIAFQGLPARICWVGLGDRHRLGLAFNEMVRNGELKAPVVIGRDHLDSGSVASPNRETEAMKDGSDAVSDWPLLNALLNTASGATWVSLHHGGGVGMGFSQHSGMVICCDGTEDADERIGRVLWNDPATGVMRHADAGYDIALDWAKQQGLRLPGILGN, via the coding sequence ATGTCCAATCCACGCCATAACGAGCGCGAAGTGCGTGCTCCACGCGGCAGCGAACTCAATGCAAAAAGCTGGCTGACCGAAGCGCCGCTTCGCATGTTGATGAACAACCTCGACCCTGACGTGGCCGAGCGCCCGCATGAACTGGTCGTCTATGGCGGCATCGGCCGCGCAGCCCGCACATGGGATGATTTCGACACGATCATCGCGACCCTCAAGACGCTCAACGAAGACGAAACCCTGCTGGTGCAGTCGGGCAAGCCCGTCGGCGTGTTCCGCACCCACAAGGATGCGCCACGCGTCCTGATCGCCAATTCCAACCTCGTGCCGCATTGGGCGACCTGGGACCATTTCAACGAACTGGATAAGAAGGGTCTTGCCATGTATGGCCAGATGACCGCCGGTTCGTGGATCTATATCGGTGCGCAGGGCATCGTTCAGGGCACCTATGAGACCTTTGTCGAAGCCGGTCGCCAGCATTATGACGGCAACCTCAAGGGCAAGTGGATTTTGACCGGCGGTTTGGGCGGCATGGGCGGTGCCCAGCCCCTTGCAGCGGTTATGGCTGGTGCCTGCTGCCTTGCGGTCGAATGCGACGAAACCCGCGCCGATTTTCGTCTGCGCACCCGTTATGTCGATGAAAAGACCCACAGCCTCGATGAGGCTCTGGCGAAGATTGAAGCATGGACCAAGGCTGGCGAGGCAAAGTCCATTGCGCTCATCGGCAATGCAGCCGAAATCTTCCCGGAACTCGTCAAGCGCGGCGTGAAGCCGGATATCGTCACCGACCAGACTTCCGCTCACGATCCGGTGCACGGCTATCTGCCGATCGGCTGGTCCGTCGCCGAATGGCGCGCCAAGCAGGAAAGCGATCCAAAGGCCGTTGCCAAGGCTGCCCGCGCCTCGATGAAGGTGCAAGTTCAAGCCATGCTCGACTTCTGGAACGCAGGCATTCCAACGGTCGATTACGGCAACAATATCCGCCAGATGGCGCTGGAAGAAGGACTGGAGAACGCTTTCGATTTCCCGGGCTTCGTGCCGGCCTATATCCGCCCGCTCTTCTGCCGCGGCATCGGGCCTTTCCGCTGGGCTGCCCTTTCCGGCGACCCTGAGGATATTGCCAAGACCGACGCCAAGGTGAAGGAACTGTTGCCCGACAACAAGCACCTGCACAACTGGCTCGACATGGCGAAGGAGCGCATCGCGTTCCAGGGCCTGCCCGCACGCATCTGCTGGGTCGGCCTCGGCGACCGTCACCGCCTTGGCCTCGCCTTCAACGAAATGGTCAGGAACGGCGAGCTGAAAGCACCGGTCGTGATCGGTCGCGACCATCTCGACAGCGGCTCGGTTGCTTCACCGAACCGCGAGACCGAAGCGATGAAGGACGGCTCGGACGCCGTCTCCGACTGGCCGCTTCTGAACGCGCTTCTCAACACGGCCTCGGGCGCGACATGGGTGTCGCTCCATCACGGCGGCGGCGTCGGCATGGGCTTCAGCCAGCATTCCGGCATGGTCATCTGTTGCGACGGCACCGAAGATGCCGATGAGCGTATCGGTCGCGTGCTGTGGAACGACCCTGCAACCGGGGTCATGCGCCATGCCGATGCGGGCTATGACATAGCGCTCGACTGGGCGAAGCAGCAGGGCCTGCGCCTGCCCGGCATACTCGGAAACTGA
- a CDS encoding HutD family protein: MALTILKAENHRRMPWKNGGGVTVEIAIHPQGASVDDFDWRVSMATVASDGPFSVFPGIDRTLSVLEGDGILLDVEGEETKLTRESAPLAFAADAHSSARLIGSAITDLNVMTRRGRLAHNVRRLPVDGTTLSVADGNPALLLCSEGPLDLNSGSGAVRLEKLDCAVFAGGNAEPLTIKGKGTAFLISIVAI; this comes from the coding sequence ATGGCGCTCACGATCCTCAAGGCCGAAAACCATCGCCGCATGCCGTGGAAAAACGGCGGCGGCGTCACGGTCGAAATCGCCATTCATCCGCAAGGCGCGTCAGTCGATGATTTCGACTGGCGCGTTTCCATGGCCACGGTGGCCAGCGATGGCCCGTTTTCCGTCTTTCCCGGTATCGACCGCACATTGTCGGTGCTGGAGGGAGACGGCATCCTGCTCGATGTCGAGGGGGAGGAAACGAAGCTCACCCGCGAAAGCGCACCGCTGGCTTTTGCCGCCGATGCGCATTCCAGCGCGCGGCTGATCGGATCGGCCATTACCGATCTCAACGTCATGACACGGCGCGGTCGCCTTGCCCATAATGTCAGGCGCCTGCCTGTCGATGGCACCACATTGAGCGTGGCCGATGGCAACCCGGCGCTTCTTTTGTGTTCCGAAGGCCCGCTCGACTTGAATTCAGGTTCCGGGGCAGTTCGCCTGGAGAAACTGGACTGCGCGGTTTTCGCAGGCGGCAACGCCGAGCCTCTGACGATCAAGGGCAAGGGAACGGCATTTCTGATCTCGATTGTTGCAATCTGA
- a CDS encoding D-amino-acid transaminase, producing MAVSAEDLENRIVYVNGEYVPARDARISIFDRGFLFGDGIYEVTAVLEGKLVDSEPHMRRLRRSTGEIGIPMPMDENEIVAIERELIRRNNLTEGLVYLQVTRGDGRDRDFVPAKGMKPSVVLFTQEANLLDKPALKTGARVLSLEDLRWKRRDIKTVCLLPQALAKEIAKNAGCDEAWMIEDGYVTEGASSTAYIVTQDDVIVTRPNSNSILPGCTRLSLLQLIAETGMKLEERLFTIDEAYAAKEAFLTSAGTFVTPITVIDEKSVGDGKPGPVARRLREIYLDHARRTAI from the coding sequence ATGGCCGTTTCAGCAGAAGACCTCGAAAACCGTATTGTCTACGTCAACGGTGAATATGTCCCCGCCCGCGATGCACGCATTTCCATCTTTGACCGCGGCTTTCTGTTCGGTGACGGCATCTATGAAGTGACCGCCGTGCTGGAAGGCAAGCTCGTCGACAGCGAACCGCATATGCGGCGCCTGCGCCGCTCGACCGGCGAGATTGGCATTCCGATGCCGATGGATGAAAACGAGATCGTGGCCATCGAGCGCGAGCTGATCCGCCGCAACAATCTGACCGAAGGTCTGGTCTATCTGCAGGTGACACGCGGCGACGGGCGCGACCGCGATTTCGTGCCTGCAAAGGGCATGAAGCCATCGGTTGTCCTGTTCACGCAGGAAGCGAACCTGCTCGACAAGCCTGCGCTGAAAACCGGCGCGCGCGTGCTGTCGCTGGAAGATCTGCGCTGGAAGCGCCGGGACATCAAGACTGTCTGCCTGCTGCCGCAGGCGCTCGCCAAGGAAATCGCCAAGAATGCCGGCTGCGATGAAGCGTGGATGATCGAGGACGGCTATGTGACCGAAGGTGCGTCGTCCACCGCCTATATCGTCACACAGGATGACGTCATCGTCACGCGCCCCAACAGCAATTCCATCCTGCCCGGCTGCACGCGCCTGTCGCTGCTGCAACTGATCGCCGAGACCGGCATGAAGCTGGAGGAGCGCCTTTTCACCATCGATGAGGCCTATGCGGCAAAGGAAGCTTTCCTCACCAGCGCAGGCACATTCGTCACGCCGATCACCGTCATTGATGAAAAGTCCGTCGGCGATGGCAAACCCGGCCCTGTCGCCCGGCGCCTGCGCGAAATCTATCTCGATCACGCCCGCCGCACGGCGATCTGA
- the mmsB gene encoding multiple monosaccharide ABC transporter permease — MSENIIGSSGSKVPASSVGRYLKNNLRESGMLLSLVAIMIFFQIVTGGVLMKPLNLTNLVLQNSYIVIMALGMLLIIVTGHIDLSVGSVCGFIGALAAVMMVRLGVPFPIAAILCLLVGGLIGAIQGFWVAYFNIPSFIVTLAGMLVFKGLMLAVLGGQSVGPFPVVFQKLSSGFIPEIIGTTGGVYLTSLIIGVLLAGFMIWQNVKSRQRHIAHEVETEPFGLFVIKNILFFAAIAYLSLLISMHRGLPNVLIIMAVLIAAYAFLTNRTVLGRQIYAVGGNRHAAKLSGVKTERLTFLAFVNMGVLAALAGLVFAARLNTATPKAGIGFELDVIAACFIGGASAYGGVGRVTGAVIGALIMGVMNNGMSILGIGIDYQQVIKGIVLLGAVCIDVYNQKR; from the coding sequence ATGAGCGAGAATATCATCGGAAGCAGTGGATCGAAAGTTCCTGCAAGCAGCGTGGGGCGTTATCTCAAGAACAATCTGCGTGAATCCGGCATGCTGCTCTCGCTGGTCGCGATCATGATATTTTTCCAGATCGTGACGGGCGGCGTGCTGATGAAGCCGCTGAACCTCACCAATCTGGTGCTGCAGAACAGCTATATCGTCATCATGGCATTGGGGATGCTTCTCATCATCGTCACCGGCCATATCGATCTTTCGGTCGGCTCGGTCTGCGGTTTTATCGGCGCGCTTGCCGCCGTGATGATGGTGAGGCTCGGCGTGCCCTTTCCCATCGCGGCAATTCTCTGCCTGCTGGTGGGCGGTCTCATCGGCGCGATACAGGGGTTCTGGGTCGCCTATTTCAACATTCCGTCCTTCATCGTCACACTCGCGGGCATGCTGGTCTTCAAGGGCCTGATGCTGGCCGTGCTGGGCGGGCAGTCGGTGGGCCCGTTTCCGGTCGTGTTCCAGAAACTGTCGTCCGGCTTCATACCGGAAATCATCGGTACGACCGGCGGTGTGTATCTGACATCGCTCATCATCGGCGTGCTGCTTGCCGGTTTCATGATCTGGCAGAACGTGAAATCACGCCAGCGCCATATTGCCCATGAAGTGGAAACGGAGCCGTTCGGCCTGTTCGTCATCAAGAACATTCTGTTCTTTGCAGCGATTGCCTATCTGTCGCTCTTGATTTCCATGCATCGCGGCTTGCCGAACGTGCTCATCATCATGGCGGTTCTGATTGCGGCCTATGCGTTTCTCACCAACCGGACGGTGCTCGGACGGCAGATCTATGCAGTGGGCGGAAACCGCCATGCGGCAAAGCTTTCCGGCGTGAAGACCGAGCGGCTGACCTTCCTCGCTTTCGTCAATATGGGCGTGCTGGCAGCACTTGCCGGTCTTGTCTTCGCGGCGCGCCTCAATACGGCGACGCCGAAGGCCGGCATCGGCTTCGAGCTGGACGTGATCGCCGCTTGCTTCATCGGCGGCGCATCGGCCTATGGCGGTGTGGGCCGTGTGACGGGTGCGGTGATCGGCGCGCTCATCATGGGCGTCATGAACAACGGCATGTCGATCCTCGGCATCGGCATCGACTATCAGCAGGTCATCAAGGGGATCGTGCTGCTGGGGGCTGTCTGCATCGACGTCTATAACCAGAAGCGCTGA
- the mmsA gene encoding multiple monosaccharide ABC transporter ATP-binding protein, translating to MNVANPVLREQPDGEPDIAGKPLLEMRGISKSFGVVKALSDVNFTVMPGEIHAFVGENGAGKSTLMKVLSGVYPHGSYEGSIFFDGEERQFRDINDSEALGIVIIHQELALIPLMTIAENIFLVNPPASYGVIDRSTVHKRTRELLQKVGLSEQPDTLVTDIGVGKQQLVEIAKALSKRVRLLILDEPTASLNETDSAALLALLREFRAQGITSILISHKLNEIREVADKITVLRDGKAVATLDCHAGEVEEDDIIRKMVDRDLESRYPKRDPKIGDVIFEVDNWSVYHPLHPERHSVKNVSFKVRAGEIVGIAGLMGAGRTEFAMSLFGRSWGTNISGDARINGRQADISTVARAIKAGLAYVTEDRKKLGLVLGENISRNISLAHLRGVSPKGVIDDIREMKIANSYREQMSIRCHNVYQETGTLSGGNQQKVVLSKWLFTGPDVLILDEPTRGIDVGAKYDIYTIINSLADSGKGVVVISSEMPELIGICDRIVVMHEGAFVGEVAGEEATQENIMRAIMRNKGKRQ from the coding sequence GGTTGTCAAAGCGCTGAGCGATGTCAATTTTACCGTGATGCCGGGCGAGATCCACGCCTTTGTGGGTGAGAACGGGGCGGGCAAGTCGACCTTGATGAAGGTGCTGTCGGGGGTCTATCCGCATGGCAGCTATGAGGGGTCGATCTTCTTCGACGGCGAGGAACGGCAGTTTCGCGACATCAACGATTCCGAAGCGCTTGGCATCGTCATCATCCATCAGGAACTGGCGCTCATACCGCTGATGACGATTGCCGAGAACATTTTCCTCGTCAATCCGCCCGCGAGCTATGGCGTCATCGACCGCAGCACGGTGCACAAGCGCACCCGCGAGCTTTTGCAGAAGGTCGGCCTGTCGGAACAGCCAGATACGCTCGTCACCGATATCGGCGTGGGCAAGCAGCAGCTTGTCGAAATCGCCAAGGCATTGTCGAAGCGCGTGCGGCTCCTGATCCTCGACGAACCGACCGCGAGCCTCAACGAGACCGACAGCGCGGCGTTGCTGGCGCTTCTGCGGGAGTTTCGCGCGCAGGGCATCACGTCGATCCTCATTTCGCACAAGCTCAATGAAATCCGCGAGGTCGCCGACAAGATCACCGTGCTGCGCGACGGCAAGGCGGTGGCCACGCTGGATTGTCATGCAGGCGAAGTGGAGGAGGACGACATCATCCGCAAGATGGTGGATCGCGACCTGGAAAGCCGCTACCCGAAGCGTGATCCCAAGATCGGCGATGTCATCTTCGAAGTCGATAACTGGTCGGTCTATCATCCGCTGCATCCCGAGCGTCATTCGGTCAAGAACGTATCGTTCAAGGTGCGGGCGGGCGAAATCGTCGGCATTGCCGGTTTGATGGGCGCGGGCCGCACGGAATTCGCCATGAGCCTTTTCGGGCGTTCATGGGGAACGAATATCAGCGGCGACGCACGCATCAACGGTCGGCAGGCGGATATTTCCACCGTCGCGCGGGCGATCAAGGCAGGGCTTGCCTATGTGACCGAGGACCGCAAGAAGCTCGGCCTGGTCTTAGGCGAAAACATTTCGCGTAACATCTCGCTCGCGCACTTGCGCGGCGTCAGTCCGAAAGGCGTCATCGACGACATTCGCGAAATGAAGATCGCGAATTCCTATCGCGAGCAGATGAGCATTCGCTGCCACAACGTCTATCAGGAAACCGGCACGCTTTCGGGCGGCAACCAGCAGAAGGTCGTGCTGTCGAAGTGGCTCTTCACCGGCCCCGACGTGCTCATCCTCGACGAGCCGACGCGCGGCATCGATGTCGGCGCGAAATACGACATCTACACAATCATCAATTCACTGGCAGACAGCGGCAAGGGCGTGGTCGTCATTTCTTCGGAAATGCCGGAACTGATCGGCATCTGCGACCGCATCGTCGTCATGCATGAAGGTGCCTTTGTCGGCGAAGTCGCCGGCGAGGAAGCAACGCAGGAAAACATCATGCGCGCCATCATGCGGAACAAGGGAAAACGGCAATGA